One genomic window of Papaver somniferum cultivar HN1 unplaced genomic scaffold, ASM357369v1 unplaced-scaffold_0, whole genome shotgun sequence includes the following:
- the LOC113325837 gene encoding inositol-3-phosphate synthase translates to MFIENFKVESPNVKYTEEGIESVYNYETTELIHENKNGAYQWTVKPKSVQYQFKTDTKVPKLGVMLVGWGGNNGSTLTGGMIANKEGISWATKDKVQQANYFGSLTQASTIRVGSFNGEEIYAPFKSLLPMVNPDDIVLGGWDISDMNLADAMSRARVFDIDLQKQLRPYMESMVPLPGIYDPDFIAANQGSRANNIIKGTKKEQVQQIIKDIREFKEANKVDKVVVLWTANTERYSNVIVGLNDTEESLLASVEKNEAEISPSTLYALACIYENIPFINGSPQNTFVPGLIDLAIKHNTLIGGDDFKSGQTKMKSVLVDFLVGAGIKPTSIVSYNHLGNNDGMNLSAPQTFRSKEISKSNVVDDMVSSNGILYEPGEHPDHVIVIKYVPYVGDSKRAMDEYTSEIFMGGKSTIVMHNTCEDSLLAAPIILDLVLLAELSTRIQLKSEKEGKFHSFHPVSTILSYLTKAPLVPPGTPVVNALSKQRAMLENIMRACVGLAPENNMILEYK, encoded by the exons ATGTTTATTGAAAATTTCAAAGTAGAGAGTCCAAATGTCAAGTATACAGAGGAAGGGATTGAATCTGTGTACAATTATGAGACAACTGAGCTAATCCATGAGAATAAGAATGGTGCTTATCAATGGACTGTTAAGCCTAAGTCTGTTCAGTATCAATTCAAAACTGATACCAAAGTTCCTAAACttgg TGTTATGCTTGTTGGATGGGGTGGAAACAATGGATCAACACTTACTGGTGGTATGATTGCTAATAAAGA GGGAATCTCTTGGGCTACTAAGGATAAAGTACAACAAGCAAATTATTTTGGTTCACTCACACAAGCTTCAACAATCAGGGTTGGATCTTTTAATGGAGAAGAAATCTATGCTCCATTCAAGAGCTTACTTCCCATG GTTAATCCAGATGATATTGTGTTGGGAGGATGGGACATAAGTGACATGAACTTAGCAGATGCTATGTCCAGGGCAAGAGTATTTGATATTGATTTGCAGAAACAATTGAGACCATACATGGAATCAATGGTTCCACTTCCAGGAATTTATGATCCTGATTTTATTGCTGCTAATCAAGGCTCTCGTGCTAATAACATTATCAAAGGAACCAAGAAAGAACAAGTTCAACAAATCATCAAAGATATCAG GGAGTTTAAGGAAGCAAACAAAGTAGACAAAGTTGTTGTACTTTGGACTGCAAACACTGAAAGATACAGCAATGTAATTGTTGGTCTAAATGATACTGAAGAAAGCCTCTTAGCTTCTGTTGAAAAGAATGAAGCTGAAATATCACCTTCAACTTTGTATGCTTTGGCTTGTATCTATGAAAATATTCCATTTATCAATGGAAGCCCTCAGAACACATTTGTTCCAG GGTTGattgatttggcaattaagcataatACTTTAATTGGTGGAGATGATTTCAAGAGTGGTCAGACTAAGATGAAATCTGTGTTAGTTGATTTCCTTGTGGGGGCTGGTATCAAG CCAACTTCAATCGTGAGTTATAATCATTTGGGAAACAATGATGGGATGAATTTGTCTGCGCCACAAACATTTAGGTCAAAAGAGATATCAAAGAGTAATGTTGTGGATGATATGGTTTCAAGCAATGGTATTCTCTATGAACCTGGTGAACATCCTGACCATGTCATTGTCATTAAG TATGTGCCATATGTGGGAGATAGCAAGAGAGCAATGGATGAATACACCTCTGAAATATTCATGGGTGGAAAAAGCACAATTGTTATGCACAACACGTGCGAAGATTCACTTTTGGCTGCTCCAATTATCTTGGATCTGGTTCTTCTGGCTGAACTCAGCACCCGTATCCAACTCAAGTCTGAGAAAGAG GGGAAGTTTCACTCCTTCCATCCCGTTTCTACCATTCTTAGTTACCTCACCAAGGCCCCTCTT GTTCCACCAGGTACACCAGTGGTGAATGCTTTGTCAAAGCAGAGGGCAATGCTGGAGAACATCATGAGAGCATGTGTTGGTTTGGCTCCAGAGAATAACATGATCTTGGAGTACAAATGA